The nucleotide window GAATAAGCTAAAAGCCTATAAGCTGCAGGAAGAAGGCATGGACACCGTAGAGGCCAACCTGCACCTGGGCTTCCAGATGGATGAGCGTGACTATGGTGTAGGCGCGCAGATATTACGTCACCTCAATGCTACTAAACTTCGCCTGATGAGCAACAATCCACGTAAACGTGTCGGACTGGTGGGTTACGGGTTGGAAATAGTAGACAATGTACCTATCATTATTTCGCCGAACGAGCATAATGAAAGATACTTAAGTACTAAACGCGAGAAACTGGGGCACGATTTTTAAGTCGACAGCTGTATATATAATTTAAAGAACTCCCGGGATCAACAACCGGGAGTTTTTATTTAATGCAGACAGGGTAAATCCGTTACACTGCAAGATATGTTAACCGCCAAGAAAAGAGGACGCGAAGGATACGCAGAGGTATATATACACAATAATGTGAACTCAAACATAGCGTATGTCTCCAAACTACGCTGCGTTATCTCCGCCTTCCGCGATTAACTCCACCGGGAATATGGTAGCGTCGACTTATTCTTTACAGTAAAACTTGCCATAGGACAGGCCCCGGTTTGAACAATTATTGTACATTCGAAATACTAATCACCCCATTAACGGTAACTATGAGCAAGCCTGCAACAATCGAAGAATATTTAGCAACTATTCCTGCTGAAGCTATTGAAGCGGTCAATAAAATAAGACAGGTTATTCAGAAAGCGGCTCCCAACGCGGAGGAAGGATTGAGTTATGGCATTGGAGGCTTTAAACAGAATGGCAGGTATTTTATTTACTATTCAGGATATAAAAAACACACCAGCATTTACCCCGCACCACGCGGACATGAAGATTTCGAAGAAGAGTTGAGCAATTATAAAGGAGGTAAAGGCACTGTGCAGTTTCCCCTTGATAAATCCTTACCGACTGCGCTGATCAAACGTATCATTTTATTTCGCCTCAGGGAAAACGAAGAAAAAGCAGGTCTGATAAAAAAGAAAAAATCATAAACCGGCATTAGCACCCATAATCTTCTTACGGTGCGTATTGCCCCAGTCGGCCAGGTTAGAGATAACTGCTTTCAGTTTATGCCCGTATTCCGTTAATTCATACTCCACTGTAACGGGTTTAGTGTCCACAACCTCCCGCTTTACCAGTTGATTGGTTTCCATATCTTTCAGCTCGCGGCTCAGCATTTTACCTGATATGCCGGTTACATCCTTTAATATCTCGGAGTAACGTTTCTTCCCAAATCCGAGGGACGCAACAATTGATATCTTCCATTTTCCGCCCAGCACGTCCATGGCATCATGCACCGCCAGGATCGTCTTTTTACAGGCTTCGGGATCGTGTTGTATTTCCATTGTAAGTTACCTTGTTACCTCTTTGTTACCATTACTTTTTGTCACGTGGTGACAAAAGTAAACCAAATAATCTGAACTTTGCTTTTTCAAAAAAGAAATCAATTTATATGGAACTTATAAAACATTTGAACTGGCGGTATGCCACCAAAAAGTACAGTAACAGGAAAGTCCCTGACGCGCAGGTACACCAGATCATAGAAGCGATTAGTTTGTCGGCCTCTTCTGCAGGCCTGCAACCTTACCGCATCTTTTCGGTTTCCAATGAAGCACTCAAAAAACAATTAGGCGAAGGATCTTTTAATACGCAAATAGCAGAATCTTCGCACTTGCTGGTTTTTGCGGCCTACACCTCCATCACCCGGGAACAGATAGCAGCTTATATTAGCTATATGGCCAGAGAAAGAGGTATCCCTGAAGGTGGGATGGCTGACTTTCAAAAATCACTGGAGGGCTTTTTACTGAGCCGTCCGGATGAGGAAAACTTTACCTGGGCAGCAAGGCAGGCCTACATAGCATTGGGGACGGGCATTATCGCAGCTGCGGAATTAAAAGTAGACGCCACTCCAATGGAAGGCTTTGACGGTGCAAAAGTAGATGAGCTTTTAGGCCTGAAAGAGAAAGGATTAAAAAGCGTAGTATTATTATCGCTGGGCTACCGGGACGAAGAAAAAGACTTCCTGGTAAATCTTAAAAAGATACGGATACCGAAAGAAGAATTTGCATCGATCATCGATTAATGTTATCAGCCTCCTTCCCCGGAGGCTTTTTTATACCCTGCTGTTAACTATAAGATTATATAACACACCGGCTTTAGTGCTTATTTGTTTGTTATCTTCGGCTTCTATATTTAAAATATTAACCACCCTTTCAGACAAACGCTTTGTTATGTTGAATAAAAAAAACAGGATTCGCCAGGTGCTGGTGTTGACAGCGCTGCTATTGTGCCTGATAGTTAACGCGCAAACCTTTAAAGTAGCTTCCTACAATTTACGCTTCGACAATAAAAATGATATCGGTAATCTCTGGGAGGACCGTTTACCTTTTGTAGCTAACCTGATCCGTTATCATGATTTTGATGTATTGGGTACCCAGGAAGCTTTGCCCCATCAGTTGGAAGATGTAGTAAAAGCGTTGCCGCAATATGCACGCTATGGAAAAGGCAGGGACGACGGAAGTGACAAGGGGGAGCATTCGGCTATTTTTTATAAAAAAGATAAATTCCGGTTGTTGCAGTCGGGCGACTTCTGGTTATCGGAAACTCCGGATCAACCAGGGTTAGGCTGGGATGCTACCTGTTGCAATCGTATTTGCTCATGGGTATACCTGCAGGATAAAAAATCGAAAAAGAAATTCTACTTCTTCAATGTTCATTTTGATCACGAAGGCAAGGTGGCGCGGCTCGAAAGCAGCAAGCTTATTCTTCAAAAAATTAAAACCATTGCTAAAGGGGCGCCGGTCATCTTAACGGGGGATTTTAACGCGGACAGGACAACGGAACCCTACCAGATCATTGCCAGTTCTGCTATTGTAAGAGATGCTCACAAAGAGGTAAAATACCCCTATGAAAATAACAGCTCGTTCAACGGGTTTAAAAAAGACTTTAAAAGCACGGGAATTATTGACCATGTTTTTATCAGTCAGCAATGGAAGGCCAACAA belongs to Niabella yanshanensis and includes:
- a CDS encoding endonuclease/exonuclease/phosphatase family protein — translated: MLNKKNRIRQVLVLTALLLCLIVNAQTFKVASYNLRFDNKNDIGNLWEDRLPFVANLIRYHDFDVLGTQEALPHQLEDVVKALPQYARYGKGRDDGSDKGEHSAIFYKKDKFRLLQSGDFWLSETPDQPGLGWDATCCNRICSWVYLQDKKSKKKFYFFNVHFDHEGKVARLESSKLILQKIKTIAKGAPVILTGDFNADRTTEPYQIIASSAIVRDAHKEVKYPYENNSSFNGFKKDFKSTGIIDHVFISQQWKANKWGVLTDTYFGKFPSDHFPVEVVLTLK
- a CDS encoding winged helix-turn-helix transcriptional regulator; its protein translation is MEIQHDPEACKKTILAVHDAMDVLGGKWKISIVASLGFGKKRYSEILKDVTGISGKMLSRELKDMETNQLVKREVVDTKPVTVEYELTEYGHKLKAVISNLADWGNTHRKKIMGANAGL
- a CDS encoding NAD(P)H-dependent oxidoreductase, translated to MELIKHLNWRYATKKYSNRKVPDAQVHQIIEAISLSASSAGLQPYRIFSVSNEALKKQLGEGSFNTQIAESSHLLVFAAYTSITREQIAAYISYMARERGIPEGGMADFQKSLEGFLLSRPDEENFTWAARQAYIALGTGIIAAAELKVDATPMEGFDGAKVDELLGLKEKGLKSVVLLSLGYRDEEKDFLVNLKKIRIPKEEFASIID
- a CDS encoding iron chaperone, producing MSKPATIEEYLATIPAEAIEAVNKIRQVIQKAAPNAEEGLSYGIGGFKQNGRYFIYYSGYKKHTSIYPAPRGHEDFEEELSNYKGGKGTVQFPLDKSLPTALIKRIILFRLRENEEKAGLIKKKKS